One genomic region from Euzebya tangerina encodes:
- a CDS encoding M20 metallopeptidase family protein has translation MDGPGELAELSAAEILSAAEGLARRVTAHRRTIHAGPELSGQEHATCAYVEGVLDAMGIEHRRVLRTAIVATIPGSRSQDGAVGLRADMDALPITEAEGREGYRSRNDGVMHACGHDGHVAVQLGVAELLATVARPAKPVRLYFQPAEERDGGALPMVQAGALQGVSHDAILALHCASHVPAGKVAYRHGPVTASVDEITITIQGQGGHAAHPETTIDPIPVAANLVTAAQQLLTREIDPVKPVVLTFGSIHGGTRPNVIADEVRLELTVRSLDKSIRQFLLKRVAELTDSVAQTHRATATVEVTNGYPVGLNDPRPTAVVATAATEVLGPENVILEDEPSMGSEDFFHFGDTGVEICMYRLGVGNAELGIEAPLHSPRFDLDESALPIGVAVMATAIRNLQAL, from the coding sequence ATGGACGGACCCGGAGAGCTGGCAGAGCTGAGCGCCGCCGAGATCCTCTCTGCGGCCGAGGGGCTGGCCCGGCGGGTCACCGCGCACCGGCGCACGATCCACGCAGGTCCGGAGTTGTCAGGCCAGGAGCACGCCACCTGCGCCTACGTCGAAGGGGTCCTGGACGCGATGGGGATCGAGCATCGCCGGGTGTTGCGGACGGCCATCGTCGCCACCATCCCGGGCAGCCGCAGCCAGGACGGTGCGGTGGGGCTGCGCGCTGACATGGACGCCCTGCCCATCACCGAGGCGGAGGGGCGCGAGGGCTACCGGTCACGCAACGACGGGGTCATGCACGCCTGCGGGCACGACGGACACGTCGCCGTCCAGCTGGGTGTGGCCGAGCTGCTGGCCACGGTCGCGCGTCCGGCAAAGCCGGTTCGGCTCTACTTCCAGCCGGCTGAGGAGCGAGACGGCGGCGCTCTGCCGATGGTCCAGGCCGGTGCCCTGCAGGGTGTGAGCCACGACGCGATCCTCGCGCTGCACTGCGCCAGCCACGTCCCCGCCGGCAAGGTCGCCTACCGGCACGGACCGGTCACGGCGTCGGTGGACGAGATCACGATCACGATCCAGGGTCAGGGCGGCCATGCCGCCCACCCGGAGACGACGATCGACCCGATCCCGGTCGCAGCGAACCTCGTCACCGCGGCCCAGCAGCTGCTGACCCGGGAGATCGATCCGGTCAAGCCCGTCGTACTGACGTTCGGCTCCATCCACGGCGGGACGCGCCCCAACGTGATCGCTGACGAGGTCCGGCTCGAGCTGACCGTGCGGTCACTCGACAAGTCCATCCGGCAGTTCCTGCTGAAGCGCGTGGCCGAGCTGACCGACTCCGTCGCCCAGACCCACCGCGCCACCGCCACGGTCGAGGTCACCAATGGCTACCCGGTGGGCCTGAACGACCCCCGTCCGACTGCGGTCGTGGCCACCGCCGCAACAGAGGTGCTGGGCCCCGAGAACGTGATCCTCGAGGACGAGCCGTCGATGGGGTCGGAGGACTTCTTCCACTTCGGCGATACCGGCGTCGAGATCTGCATGTATCGGCTAGGCGTGGGAAATGCCGAGCTCGGGATCGAGGCGCCGTTGCACAGTCCGCGCTTCGATCTCGACGAGTCGGCCCTGCCCATCGGCGTGGCGGTGATGGCCACCGCCATCCGGAACCTGCAGGCGCTCTGA
- a CDS encoding PLP-dependent cysteine synthase family protein: MLASSLADAVGRTPLVHLPNLSPPGYEIYLKLEGLNPTGSIKDRVAAYLLAAAEKAGRLQPGARILEPTSGNTGIALAALCAPRGYKLTCVLPENTSAERTQLLELYGVDIVYSPATEGSNGSVRVAREMAEGDPDVFMPFQYGNPANPRAHYETTGPEILADLPDVAAVVAGLGTGGTVTGVGRRLWQANPDIKIFAAEPEYGDLVYGLRNLDEGYVPEVLDQSVLSSRIKVNSLKALTATRELAAAEGIFAGVSTGASLAVAQRICDPRRLPQGSKVVAISPDGGWKYLSTGAYAPGDTAQIAEKISGTLWA; the protein is encoded by the coding sequence ATGCTTGCCAGCAGCCTCGCTGATGCGGTCGGGCGGACCCCGCTGGTCCACCTGCCGAACCTCTCTCCGCCCGGCTACGAGATCTATCTGAAGCTGGAGGGACTGAATCCCACCGGCTCGATCAAGGACCGCGTTGCGGCCTATCTGCTGGCCGCGGCCGAGAAGGCCGGACGGTTGCAGCCCGGCGCTCGGATCCTCGAGCCGACCAGCGGCAACACCGGCATCGCCCTGGCCGCGCTGTGTGCCCCGAGGGGGTACAAGCTGACCTGTGTACTGCCCGAGAACACCTCGGCCGAGCGCACGCAGTTGCTGGAGCTCTACGGTGTTGACATCGTCTACTCGCCGGCGACCGAGGGGTCCAACGGCTCCGTCCGCGTAGCCCGTGAGATGGCCGAGGGCGACCCGGACGTGTTCATGCCCTTCCAGTACGGCAACCCCGCCAACCCACGTGCCCACTACGAGACCACCGGCCCGGAGATCCTGGCCGACCTGCCCGATGTCGCTGCGGTCGTGGCCGGTCTCGGCACCGGCGGGACGGTCACCGGTGTGGGGCGTCGCCTGTGGCAGGCCAACCCGGACATCAAGATCTTCGCCGCCGAGCCCGAGTACGGGGACCTGGTCTACGGCCTGCGCAATCTGGACGAGGGCTACGTGCCCGAGGTGCTCGACCAGTCGGTGTTGTCCAGTCGCATCAAGGTGAACTCCCTGAAGGCCCTGACGGCCACACGGGAGTTGGCTGCGGCCGAGGGGATCTTCGCCGGGGTGTCCACCGGCGCCTCGCTTGCCGTCGCACAGCGCATCTGCGACCCGCGTCGACTTCCACAGGGGTCGAAGGTGGTGGCCATCTCACCGGACGGCGGGTGGAAGTACCTCTCGACCGGGGCCTACGCGCCGGGGGACACGGCTCAGATCGCTGAGAAGATCTCGGGCACCCTCTGGGCCTGA
- a CDS encoding TetR/AcrR family transcriptional regulator encodes MARPRTFDPDSVLDRAAEIFVEQGFAAVGIETLTDELGLSRSSIYGAFGSKQGLWLQALGRYRHHALEGLREVLSAEGDVLPAVTALLDAIRVSVEEGVDARCLVVLAACERGATDPDTAAEVSQQFAAIDTLLHDALVRAVSRGELAPDVDAGGLASLISAVISGVRVKAAAEGANPVAIRALHHMTGLLDAARSAPATV; translated from the coding sequence ATGGCCCGCCCACGAACGTTCGACCCAGACTCGGTTCTGGACCGAGCTGCCGAGATCTTCGTGGAGCAGGGTTTCGCGGCCGTCGGCATCGAGACCCTGACCGACGAGCTGGGGCTCTCCCGGAGCTCGATCTACGGCGCCTTCGGATCCAAGCAGGGGCTGTGGCTGCAGGCGCTCGGTCGCTACCGCCACCACGCCCTCGAAGGGCTTCGAGAGGTGCTGTCTGCAGAGGGGGACGTCCTGCCCGCGGTCACGGCCCTGCTCGACGCGATTCGCGTGTCCGTCGAGGAGGGTGTGGACGCCCGTTGTCTGGTCGTGCTCGCCGCCTGCGAGCGGGGCGCGACGGATCCCGACACCGCAGCCGAGGTGTCCCAGCAGTTCGCGGCGATCGACACGCTCCTGCACGACGCGCTGGTCCGAGCCGTGAGCCGGGGCGAGCTTGCCCCGGATGTCGACGCCGGAGGGCTGGCCTCGCTGATCTCGGCAGTCATCTCCGGCGTCCGGGTGAAGGCAGCCGCCGAGGGGGCCAACCCGGTGGCCATCCGAGCCCTGCATCACATGACCGGACTGCTCGACGCCGCTCGATCCGCGCCGGCCACGGTCTGA
- a CDS encoding ABC transporter ATP-binding protein translates to MSSLLTVTQLRRTYGTAVALDGLDLHLDAGECVALLGHNGSGKTTALTAIAGLVPPTSGTVRVTGADPFTEPEATTARRALAYVSDSPVFYADMTVEEHIELTAVGHGLGERLDEDTFDRRLGQIIDQFGLDAHRDHVPEELSAGLQQRTQLACAFIRPFKVLVLDEPVLRLDPAAQSLLAHRLDRTRNRGAAVLLSTHSPAFARQLADRVVLLEHGHVVAEGDWDVIDASPEAAELGLT, encoded by the coding sequence GTGTCTAGCCTGCTGACGGTCACCCAGCTGCGTCGCACCTACGGCACGGCCGTTGCGCTCGACGGTCTGGACCTGCACCTCGACGCAGGTGAGTGCGTCGCCCTGCTGGGCCACAACGGCTCCGGCAAGACCACCGCCCTGACCGCCATCGCAGGTCTGGTTCCACCTACGTCCGGGACGGTCCGCGTGACAGGCGCCGACCCGTTCACCGAGCCGGAGGCCACCACGGCCAGGCGGGCGCTGGCCTACGTCTCGGACTCCCCCGTCTTCTACGCCGACATGACCGTCGAGGAGCACATCGAGCTGACCGCGGTCGGCCACGGGCTCGGCGAGCGACTGGACGAGGACACCTTCGACCGGCGGCTGGGGCAGATCATCGATCAGTTCGGGCTTGATGCCCATCGCGACCACGTCCCCGAGGAGTTGTCCGCTGGTCTGCAGCAGCGCACCCAACTGGCCTGCGCGTTCATCCGGCCCTTCAAGGTGCTCGTGCTGGACGAGCCGGTTCTACGGCTGGACCCTGCCGCGCAGAGCCTGCTGGCCCACCGCCTCGACCGGACCCGCAACCGTGGCGCAGCGGTGCTGCTCTCCACCCACTCCCCCGCCTTCGCCCGCCAACTGGCGGACCGGGTGGTGCTGCTCGAGCACGGCCACGTCGTCGCCGAGGGCGACTGGGATGTCATCGACGCCTCTCCCGAGGCCGCCGAACTCGGACTGACATGA
- a CDS encoding thioesterase family protein: MSESFFVLEDHDDAQRTVTATDHTRGPWDPRAQHGGPPAALIGQTVLAHHARDDAQVVRLTVEIRRPVPITRLHVTTGVARPGHKVELLEAELHDDQGGHLLSARAWRIRTGELPVIPADDGSGVIHGPVVEGDPIPGPDAAEESTSFFREVRHTGYIQAIETRFVRGGWSAPGPSIAWLRMRYPLLDSEPTTPLARVLTAADSGNGISARFQGLFINPDLTVYLTRLPAGEWIGLDARTTLTNHGVGLATSVIHDVQGPLGRGSQSLLLDTAAED; the protein is encoded by the coding sequence GTGTCCGAATCCTTCTTCGTCCTCGAGGACCACGACGACGCGCAGCGAACCGTCACCGCCACCGATCACACACGGGGCCCCTGGGACCCCAGAGCCCAGCACGGGGGCCCGCCCGCTGCCCTCATCGGCCAGACCGTGCTGGCCCACCACGCGCGGGACGACGCCCAGGTCGTCAGGCTCACCGTCGAGATCCGCCGCCCCGTCCCGATCACGCGGTTGCACGTCACGACCGGGGTCGCCCGACCTGGCCACAAGGTGGAGCTGCTGGAGGCCGAGTTGCACGACGACCAGGGCGGCCACCTGCTTTCGGCTCGGGCCTGGCGCATCCGCACCGGCGAGCTGCCGGTGATCCCAGCCGACGACGGCTCGGGGGTGATCCACGGTCCGGTCGTCGAGGGTGATCCCATCCCCGGGCCCGACGCCGCCGAGGAGTCCACGTCCTTCTTCCGGGAAGTGCGGCACACCGGATACATCCAGGCGATCGAGACCCGATTCGTCCGCGGCGGCTGGTCGGCCCCCGGACCCTCCATCGCGTGGCTGCGCATGCGATACCCGCTGCTGGACAGTGAACCGACGACCCCGCTGGCGCGGGTTCTGACGGCAGCGGACAGTGGGAACGGGATCTCGGCCCGCTTCCAGGGCCTGTTCATCAACCCCGACCTCACGGTGTACCTGACCCGCCTGCCCGCAGGCGAGTGGATCGGGCTGGACGCGCGGACAACCCTCACCAACCACGGGGTGGGGCTGGCCACCTCGGTGATCCACGATGTGCAGGGGCCCCTCGGACGCGGCAGCCAGTCGCTGCTGCTCGACACGGCTGCGGAGGACTGA
- a CDS encoding DEAD/DEAH box helicase: MTSTDALAAVIADVLTDRGPTPLPALVRAVKAAGAGRASRTLVERALTRDGQFTREEVLGRQVWSVDPCFTEPDAAPPVSTASPLEGLDLRDWQIDAFAAWATAGCQGVVEAVTGTGKTRLAIAAVRACLAQGGRALVIVPTLDLLGQWRSQIRTLIPGARVGQLGGGCPDDLFEFDVVIATPHSAAAVPVELPHGAVGLLVADEAHRYGAPTWGEALKPDFLMRLALTATYERNDDGLIDVLGPYFGGVVAEYTFADAAGDGVIAPFDIELVGVPLTAGERSAYDKADARVRDHRRELVAHGLPKSPLELIAAAAKLSAGAEGRPNTRVAREVVAARAYLSALRGRRDVAAQAGAKLAVVQSLAGGLATAGTRTLVFTDTVEQAEQAAVALRRGGVQAEEIHGDLPGDKRRIRLAQFANGNLQAVTAPRVLDEGVDVPDAELAVVLAAFRTRRQMIQRLGRVLRLKPDGRAARLVIAYAIDTREDPANGAQEDFLAEVADVARSVTRRLL, from the coding sequence GTGACCTCCACCGACGCTCTGGCTGCTGTGATCGCCGACGTCCTGACCGACCGCGGGCCGACGCCGCTGCCCGCGCTTGTCCGGGCCGTCAAGGCTGCGGGCGCGGGCCGGGCCTCGAGAACCCTGGTCGAGCGTGCGCTGACCCGTGACGGCCAGTTCACGCGGGAGGAGGTCCTGGGCCGACAGGTGTGGTCCGTCGACCCCTGTTTCACCGAGCCGGATGCTGCGCCGCCGGTCAGCACGGCCTCGCCGCTGGAGGGCCTCGACCTACGCGACTGGCAGATCGACGCGTTCGCCGCCTGGGCCACCGCCGGCTGCCAGGGCGTCGTCGAGGCGGTGACGGGCACCGGGAAGACCCGACTGGCGATCGCCGCCGTCCGAGCCTGCCTGGCACAGGGTGGCCGGGCACTGGTGATCGTGCCGACCTTGGACCTGCTGGGACAGTGGCGCTCACAGATCCGCACCCTCATCCCCGGTGCCCGCGTCGGGCAGCTCGGCGGCGGATGTCCCGACGACCTGTTCGAGTTCGACGTGGTGATCGCAACGCCACACTCTGCGGCCGCCGTCCCGGTCGAGTTGCCGCACGGCGCCGTGGGTCTGCTGGTTGCCGACGAGGCCCACCGCTACGGGGCACCGACCTGGGGTGAGGCGCTCAAACCGGACTTCCTGATGCGGTTGGCGCTGACGGCCACCTACGAGCGCAACGACGACGGGCTGATCGACGTGCTCGGGCCGTACTTCGGCGGGGTCGTGGCCGAGTACACCTTCGCCGACGCCGCTGGCGACGGGGTGATCGCCCCGTTCGACATCGAGCTGGTGGGCGTACCGCTGACTGCTGGGGAGCGGTCGGCCTACGACAAGGCCGACGCCCGGGTGCGGGACCATCGTCGGGAGCTGGTCGCCCACGGGCTGCCCAAGTCACCGCTGGAGCTGATCGCGGCGGCGGCGAAGCTGTCCGCCGGCGCGGAGGGTCGACCGAACACCCGCGTCGCCCGAGAGGTGGTCGCGGCCCGGGCGTACCTGTCGGCGCTGCGGGGCCGGCGGGATGTGGCGGCGCAGGCGGGCGCGAAGCTGGCGGTCGTGCAGTCGCTGGCCGGCGGGTTGGCGACGGCCGGGACCAGGACGTTGGTGTTCACCGACACCGTCGAGCAAGCGGAGCAGGCGGCGGTTGCGCTCCGGCGGGGTGGCGTCCAGGCGGAGGAGATCCACGGCGACCTGCCCGGCGACAAGCGACGGATTCGGCTGGCTCAGTTCGCGAACGGCAACCTGCAGGCCGTCACCGCCCCCCGCGTGCTGGATGAGGGCGTCGATGTGCCCGATGCCGAGCTCGCCGTGGTGCTGGCGGCCTTCCGGACCCGACGGCAGATGATCCAGCGGCTGGGTCGGGTGCTGCGCCTGAAGCCCGACGGCAGGGCGGCGCGACTGGTCATCGCCTACGCCATCGACACCAGGGAGGACCCGGCGAACGGGGCTCAGGAGGACTTCCTGGCCGAGGTGGCCGACGTCGCTCGAAGCGTGACCCGCCGTCTGCTCTAG
- the selD gene encoding selenide, water dikinase SelD codes for MSAPTPAPSAATTRRLTEFSHGAGCGCKIGPDELADVLGRLAPPRHPDLLVGSDTGDDAAVWRLGPDRALVLTTDFFTPLVDDPRTWGRIAATNAASDVYAMGGTPLIALNLVAWPVDQLGPEILAEVLQGGADAAADGGWLAVGGHSIDDPEPKYGQAVVGEVHPDQIMTNAGLRRDDVLVLTKALGTGAITTAVKFEKAEPEWVSSAIVSMCTLNKVAALAGVAAGVTGATDITGFGLLGHLKKMAAASGVDVAIDAATVPALPGAREALGRGMISGGTRRNRTWAEDVVTIGEGVSEEDIWLLADAQTSGGLLLGVATDQVEQVLSTLKDAELPAAAIGRVTGAGVGHISIRGASAAG; via the coding sequence ATGAGCGCCCCGACCCCGGCCCCATCAGCCGCCACGACGAGGCGTCTGACCGAGTTCAGCCACGGCGCGGGGTGTGGCTGCAAGATCGGTCCGGATGAGCTTGCCGACGTCCTCGGCCGACTGGCACCGCCTCGACATCCCGACCTCCTGGTGGGGTCCGACACCGGCGATGACGCTGCGGTGTGGCGGTTGGGTCCCGACCGCGCCCTGGTCCTGACCACGGACTTCTTCACGCCACTGGTCGATGATCCGCGGACCTGGGGACGGATCGCCGCCACGAACGCCGCCAGCGACGTCTACGCGATGGGCGGGACACCGCTGATCGCGCTCAACCTGGTGGCCTGGCCGGTCGACCAGCTCGGCCCGGAGATCCTGGCGGAGGTGCTCCAGGGCGGCGCCGACGCCGCCGCCGATGGCGGGTGGTTGGCGGTCGGTGGCCACTCGATCGACGACCCCGAGCCGAAGTACGGCCAGGCCGTGGTCGGCGAGGTCCACCCCGACCAGATCATGACCAACGCGGGCCTGCGCCGCGATGACGTCCTGGTCCTGACCAAGGCGCTCGGTACCGGGGCGATCACCACGGCGGTCAAGTTCGAGAAGGCCGAACCCGAGTGGGTGTCCTCGGCCATCGTGTCGATGTGCACCTTGAACAAGGTCGCAGCCCTGGCGGGGGTCGCCGCCGGTGTCACGGGAGCCACTGACATCACCGGCTTCGGGCTCCTCGGACACCTGAAGAAGATGGCCGCGGCAAGCGGCGTGGACGTGGCGATCGACGCCGCCACCGTGCCCGCCCTACCGGGTGCCCGCGAGGCGCTCGGCCGTGGCATGATCTCCGGCGGCACCCGGCGCAACCGGACCTGGGCCGAGGACGTCGTCACGATCGGTGAGGGGGTGTCGGAGGAGGACATCTGGCTCCTCGCGGACGCTCAGACCTCCGGCGGCCTGCTGCTGGGCGTGGCCACCGATCAGGTCGAGCAGGTGCTGTCGACGCTGAAGGACGCTGAACTGCCGGCGGCAGCGATCGGGCGGGTCACCGGCGCCGGCGTCGGTCACATCAGCATCCGCGGCGCGAGCGCCGCAGGCTGA
- a CDS encoding Mov34/MPN/PAD-1 family protein: protein MSGRLDLPGDIRDEMLIHARSDVPYETCGLLASDADGNLAGHWPVANADRSMTWFRMDPKDQLRAMRAMDDAELEWSGIWHCHTHTEPFPSPTDIDQSVHWPGIVAVIVSLQDPDPVIRAFDIADGEVTERVLTVDGKEQDRGAV, encoded by the coding sequence ATGAGCGGCCGGCTCGACCTGCCCGGTGACATCCGCGACGAGATGTTGATCCACGCCCGCAGCGACGTGCCATACGAGACCTGCGGGCTCCTCGCGTCCGACGCCGACGGGAACCTGGCCGGTCACTGGCCGGTGGCCAACGCCGACCGGTCGATGACGTGGTTCAGGATGGACCCGAAGGATCAGCTGCGGGCGATGCGGGCCATGGACGATGCGGAACTCGAGTGGTCCGGCATCTGGCACTGCCACACCCACACCGAGCCCTTTCCCTCGCCGACCGACATCGACCAGTCGGTGCACTGGCCCGGCATCGTCGCGGTGATCGTGTCGCTGCAGGACCCCGATCCGGTCATCCGGGCCTTCGACATCGCTGACGGCGAGGTGACCGAACGAGTTCTCACTGTTGATGGGAAGGAACAGGACCGCGGCGCTGTTTAG
- a CDS encoding SDR family NAD(P)-dependent oxidoreductase, translated as MTRTALVTGGSRGIGRATALALADDGLDVAITYRSSADAADAVVEEIAGRGRRAIAIQSDQSNTGQTAAAVDRTAQEFGGLDVVVLNAGVAEGRPLPDADDELYDHIMDTNVKGVFAAARAASHHLGEGGRIVVLGSINADVAFVPGMTLYATSKAAVQGMVRGLAHDFAAQGTTVNAVQPGPVDTDMNPADGPMAEMLTPMVALKRYGRAEEIAALVRFLASEESSYITGAALTIDGGVTV; from the coding sequence ATGACCCGCACCGCACTCGTCACCGGAGGAAGTCGGGGGATCGGACGCGCCACAGCGCTCGCCCTCGCCGACGACGGACTCGACGTCGCCATCACGTACCGTTCCTCAGCCGATGCCGCGGACGCCGTCGTCGAGGAGATCGCGGGGCGCGGTCGACGCGCCATCGCCATCCAGTCGGATCAGAGCAACACCGGCCAGACTGCGGCGGCCGTGGACCGGACGGCGCAGGAGTTCGGCGGACTGGACGTCGTGGTCCTGAACGCCGGGGTCGCTGAGGGTCGACCGCTACCTGATGCCGACGACGAGCTGTACGACCACATCATGGACACCAACGTGAAGGGTGTCTTCGCCGCTGCCCGTGCGGCCAGCCACCACCTGGGGGAGGGCGGCCGGATCGTCGTGCTGGGCTCCATCAACGCCGACGTGGCCTTCGTCCCCGGCATGACGCTGTACGCGACCTCCAAGGCCGCGGTGCAGGGCATGGTCCGCGGGTTGGCGCACGACTTCGCCGCGCAGGGCACAACCGTCAACGCCGTGCAGCCCGGCCCCGTCGACACCGACATGAACCCGGCGGACGGTCCCATGGCCGAGATGCTGACGCCGATGGTCGCGCTGAAGCGCTACGGACGGGCGGAGGAGATTGCCGCCCTGGTTCGCTTCCTCGCCTCGGAGGAGTCGAGCTACATCACGGGGGCAGCTCTCACGATCGACGGCGGCGTGACGGTTTAG
- a CDS encoding TrkA C-terminal domain-containing protein, which produces MDGLLILFVVVLLSLLVTRVAAVALTLTGMSPQVAHFQARSALSSTGLGTREAEQVMGHPARRQIYLTLMLIGNAGLVTGIASLSRALGSIDTFGNTVVALAAVIVGLLVLLMLARSQRFSRAIAKIAELVLRRYTDLDVGDYHGLLHLGMHYGVDRIKVDEGHWMSGQTLADSRLTDEGMLVLGVERPNGVYLGAPRGDTSVEPGNRLLVYGPTGPLAELHQRPAGPEGDRLHELMVEASQTREAEERSRDRKRRGWRPRRRRSRPVQDA; this is translated from the coding sequence ATGGACGGCCTGCTGATCCTGTTCGTCGTGGTGCTGCTGTCGCTGCTCGTGACCCGCGTGGCGGCCGTGGCCCTCACCCTCACCGGGATGAGCCCCCAGGTCGCGCACTTCCAGGCCCGTTCGGCGCTGTCGTCCACCGGGCTCGGGACCCGCGAGGCGGAGCAGGTCATGGGCCACCCCGCCCGCCGCCAGATCTACTTGACCCTCATGCTGATCGGCAACGCCGGTCTGGTGACCGGGATCGCCTCGCTCTCGCGCGCGCTGGGCAGCATCGACACGTTCGGGAACACGGTCGTGGCGCTGGCCGCCGTCATCGTCGGGTTGTTGGTGCTGCTGATGTTGGCGCGCAGCCAGCGCTTCTCCCGAGCCATCGCGAAGATCGCCGAGCTGGTCCTGCGGCGGTACACCGATCTGGACGTCGGCGACTACCACGGCCTGCTGCACCTGGGCATGCACTACGGGGTGGACCGGATCAAGGTCGACGAGGGGCACTGGATGTCGGGACAGACCTTGGCGGACTCACGGCTGACCGACGAGGGGATGCTGGTCCTCGGCGTGGAACGGCCCAACGGGGTCTATCTGGGTGCCCCGCGCGGGGACACATCCGTCGAGCCGGGCAACCGGCTGCTGGTGTACGGGCCGACTGGTCCGCTGGCCGAGCTGCATCAGCGGCCCGCCGGCCCCGAGGGTGACCGGCTGCACGAGCTGATGGTCGAGGCGAGCCAGACCAGGGAGGCGGAGGAACGCTCGCGGGACCGCAAGCGGCGAGGGTGGCGGCCACGCCGTCGTCGCTCCCGCCCTGTCCAGGACGCCTGA
- a CDS encoding ubiquitin-like small modifier protein 1, whose translation MAVSVRVPTVLRKHTDGNATVEGDGATITALLADLADRHAGLTQAITAEDGGLAGFINVYLNDEDIRFMDGVDTELRDGDELSLLPAVAGGS comes from the coding sequence ATGGCCGTCTCGGTCCGCGTCCCCACCGTTCTCCGCAAGCACACCGACGGCAACGCCACGGTGGAGGGAGATGGCGCAACCATCACCGCTCTGCTGGCCGACCTCGCTGACCGCCACGCCGGTCTGACCCAGGCCATCACCGCCGAGGACGGCGGGCTGGCCGGCTTCATCAACGTCTACCTGAACGACGAGGACATCCGCTTCATGGACGGTGTGGACACTGAACTGCGTGACGGCGACGAGTTGAGCCTGCTGCCGGCCGTCGCGGGTGGCAGCTGA
- a CDS encoding methyltransferase domain-containing protein codes for MAANDTYLHGHAEPVLRSHRWRTVENSAAYLLPHLREGQDVLDVGCGPATITIDIATRFPTSRVVGIDPVGAVLEGVPTTEIPANLTLRVGDIFDEDLPAGSADVVHAHQVLQHLADPVDALRRMRRLCRPGGVVAVRDVDYGAMSWAPSDPELDAWYTAYAEAATRDGHQPNAGRHLLGWALDAGFTDVTASASVWCFATPTERAWWAEMWADRVTDPASRLSGRLEQTGRGADERAAMAAAWHRWAAAPDGWFAAVHGELIARVPSSAP; via the coding sequence GTGGCGGCCAACGACACCTACCTCCACGGTCACGCCGAGCCGGTGCTGCGCAGCCATAGGTGGCGCACCGTGGAGAACTCCGCCGCCTACCTGCTGCCCCATCTCCGGGAGGGCCAGGACGTCCTCGACGTCGGCTGTGGGCCGGCCACGATCACGATCGACATCGCGACCCGGTTCCCGACCAGTCGCGTCGTCGGGATCGACCCGGTCGGTGCTGTCCTCGAGGGCGTTCCGACGACTGAGATCCCCGCCAACCTCACCCTGCGGGTCGGTGACATCTTCGACGAGGACCTGCCCGCCGGCAGCGCCGATGTGGTCCACGCTCATCAGGTCCTGCAGCACCTGGCCGATCCCGTCGACGCGCTCCGGCGGATGCGACGCCTGTGCCGCCCCGGTGGCGTGGTCGCGGTCCGAGATGTGGACTACGGGGCCATGAGCTGGGCTCCTTCCGATCCCGAGCTCGATGCCTGGTACACCGCGTACGCCGAAGCTGCGACGCGCGACGGGCATCAGCCGAACGCCGGTCGGCACCTGCTGGGCTGGGCGCTCGACGCCGGCTTCACCGATGTCACTGCCTCCGCCTCGGTGTGGTGCTTCGCCACCCCGACGGAGCGCGCGTGGTGGGCAGAGATGTGGGCCGACCGCGTGACTGATCCCGCGTCCCGCCTCAGCGGGCGGTTGGAGCAGACCGGCCGTGGGGCCGACGAACGCGCCGCGATGGCCGCGGCCTGGCACCGCTGGGCTGCCGCCCCCGACGGGTGGTTCGCCGCGGTCCACGGTGAGCTGATCGCCCGCGTACCCTCGTCCGCTCCATGA